From Fibrobacter sp. UWH6, a single genomic window includes:
- a CDS encoding sialate O-acetylesterase: MKKLILSLAAAATLASAAPDPNFHIYIAFGQSNMAGAAGAAEPETKPYPRFKLLPSMDCPAKGRTMGVWTDATSQLANCDNPPSISVADYFGRTLVDSLPDVTVGIISVAVGGTALKLFDKDNWQAYLEDPDRQKENWIINWAKAYDSNLYKRIIDLAKIAQKDGVIKGIIVHQGESDWNNNHWAEDLKKIRDDMLTDLGLSSDTVPLLAGEMREDGCCRGFSTSQVQRITKVMDNAWPVSSSGLGSAGDSYHFNRDGYIEFGKRYAKVMLEHMNRAPVEPVPQQPFHGVAATIPGRIQAEDFDIPGVGSGNDSYKDNDSENHGDSGYRKDTGVDLYKKGDKVVVGYNQEGEWLEYTVKVAETGKYDVFASVASANNTSSFKLSMDGKDITESIAVPKNEGKDNYDDFNSVIAASGVNLTEGEHVLRFTVTGSWMDIDYITFAVSGDPITPPDSSVGIIRSYAMNAASKNYRVFDLMGKVLGSVRVDGSAFETSLKTAGYNKGIYLLQSADGIRRTVRLNR; the protein is encoded by the coding sequence ATGAAAAAATTGATTTTGTCCTTGGCTGCGGCGGCCACTTTGGCGAGCGCTGCACCCGATCCGAATTTCCACATCTACATTGCCTTTGGTCAGTCTAATATGGCGGGTGCCGCAGGCGCTGCAGAACCAGAAACAAAGCCTTATCCACGATTTAAACTTTTGCCTTCTATGGATTGCCCCGCAAAGGGTCGCACCATGGGTGTTTGGACCGATGCAACTTCCCAGTTGGCAAACTGCGATAATCCTCCCAGCATTTCTGTTGCAGATTATTTTGGCCGCACCTTGGTGGATTCCTTGCCCGATGTAACCGTTGGCATTATTTCAGTTGCTGTGGGTGGTACTGCACTCAAGTTGTTCGATAAGGACAACTGGCAGGCTTATCTTGAAGATCCTGATCGTCAAAAGGAAAACTGGATTATTAACTGGGCCAAGGCTTACGATAGCAATCTGTACAAGCGAATTATTGATCTTGCAAAGATTGCCCAGAAGGATGGTGTCATCAAGGGTATCATTGTTCACCAGGGTGAATCGGACTGGAACAATAACCATTGGGCCGAAGACCTCAAGAAAATTCGCGACGACATGCTGACCGATCTTGGACTCAGTTCCGATACGGTGCCGCTGCTGGCTGGCGAAATGCGTGAAGATGGCTGCTGCAGGGGCTTTAGCACAAGTCAGGTGCAGCGCATTACCAAGGTGATGGATAATGCCTGGCCGGTTTCTTCATCTGGTCTTGGAAGCGCTGGCGATAGCTATCATTTTAACCGCGACGGTTACATTGAATTTGGCAAGCGTTACGCTAAGGTGATGCTGGAACATATGAACCGTGCTCCTGTTGAACCTGTGCCTCAGCAGCCGTTTCACGGTGTGGCGGCGACTATTCCCGGAAGAATCCAGGCGGAAGATTTTGACATTCCCGGCGTAGGTTCCGGTAACGATTCCTACAAGGATAACGATTCTGAAAATCACGGCGACAGCGGTTACCGCAAGGATACTGGCGTTGACCTTTATAAGAAAGGCGACAAGGTTGTGGTGGGCTACAACCAGGAAGGGGAATGGCTGGAATACACGGTGAAGGTTGCAGAAACCGGCAAGTACGATGTATTTGCTTCCGTAGCTTCCGCCAACAATACTTCCAGTTTCAAGCTTTCCATGGATGGCAAGGACATTACGGAATCCATTGCGGTCCCCAAGAATGAGGGCAAAGACAACTACGATGATTTTAACAGTGTTATTGCGGCCAGTGGCGTGAACCTCACCGAAGGTGAACATGTCCTGCGATTCACGGTAACGGGCAGCTGGATGGATATTGATTATATTACGTTCGCTGTATCCGGTGACCCCATCACTCCTCCTGATTCCAGTGTTGGAATTATCCGTAGCTATGCAATGAATGCTGCTTCCAAGAATTACCGAGTCTTTGATTTGATGGGCAAGGTCTTGGGAAGTGTCCGCGTGGATGGCTCCGCTTTTGAAACGAGCCTGAAGACTGCAGGGTATAACAAGGGCATTTACCTGTTGCAATCTGCTGATGGAATTAGGCGAACGGTCCGATTGAATCGTTGA
- a CDS encoding BrnA antitoxin family protein: MKKEYDFEKMKAVRNPYAAALKKQITIRLNSSTIEYFKKMSKDQGIPYQTLIDSYLTDCAVKKRKISIEWK, encoded by the coding sequence ATGAAGAAAGAGTATGATTTTGAAAAAATGAAGGCTGTAAGAAATCCTTATGCGGCTGCATTAAAAAAACAAATTACCATTCGGTTGAATTCTTCAACCATTGAGTATTTCAAGAAAATGTCAAAGGATCAGGGCATTCCTTATCAGACTTTGATTGATTCTTATTTGACAGATTGTGCTGTCAAAAAGAGAAAGATTTCAATTGAATGGAAATAG
- a CDS encoding virulence RhuM family protein, whose amino-acid sequence MKEVRPEDNSILLYKDENGKTNVSVRFADEDVWVTQVQLAELYETTQQNVSLHIDNIYKDGELPRESTHKDFLLVRQEGKRNVQREIAHYNLDIIIAIGYRVQSPVATRFRTWATTRLHEFIQKGFALDDERLKNGRNRYFKELLQRIRDIRSSERNFYQQVTDIYATAVDYDPRKKITLDFFATVQNKLHYAVHEHTAAELIYERVDSEKPFVGMTNFKGNYVTEEDVKIAKNYLSEKELQRLNLMVSQFLDFAELQALDEKQMRMQDWIDALDNQIVMSQRKLLEGNGKISHEDAMEKAEREYKLFKRKELANLKSDFDNFLELREKIASYKA is encoded by the coding sequence ATGAAAGAAGTCCGTCCTGAAGACAATTCCATATTGCTGTACAAAGATGAAAATGGCAAGACAAACGTCTCTGTCCGTTTTGCCGATGAAGATGTCTGGGTGACTCAGGTCCAGCTTGCGGAGCTCTACGAGACGACGCAACAAAACGTTAGTCTCCATATCGACAATATTTATAAGGACGGCGAATTGCCTCGCGAGTCAACTCACAAGGATTTCTTGTTAGTTCGGCAAGAAGGCAAGCGGAATGTTCAACGCGAAATTGCACACTACAATCTCGATATCATCATTGCCATCGGTTACCGCGTGCAATCTCCAGTGGCGACTCGATTCAGGACATGGGCCACAACGCGTCTGCACGAATTTATCCAAAAGGGTTTTGCGCTAGATGACGAACGATTGAAAAATGGCCGCAACCGCTATTTCAAGGAACTACTCCAGCGCATTCGCGACATCCGTTCCTCTGAACGAAATTTTTATCAGCAGGTGACAGACATTTACGCCACCGCCGTAGACTATGATCCCCGTAAAAAGATCACGCTGGATTTTTTTGCAACCGTGCAGAACAAATTGCACTATGCCGTTCACGAGCATACAGCCGCAGAACTGATTTACGAACGTGTGGATAGCGAAAAACCGTTTGTCGGCATGACTAACTTCAAGGGAAATTACGTTACCGAAGAAGATGTAAAAATCGCCAAGAATTATTTATCTGAAAAAGAATTACAACGTTTGAACCTGATGGTTTCTCAGTTCCTGGATTTTGCAGAATTGCAGGCCCTTGACGAAAAGCAAATGCGCATGCAGGACTGGATAGACGCCCTGGACAACCAGATTGTCATGAGCCAGAGAAAATTACTCGAGGGCAATGGTAAGATTTCTCACGAAGATGCCATGGAAAAAGCTGAACGCGAATACAAGCTCTTCAAGCGAAAGGAACTTGCAAATCTGAAAAGCGACTTTGACAACTTTTTGGAACTTCGCGAAAAGATTGCCTCTTATAAAGCATAG
- a CDS encoding BrnT family toxin, with translation MEIDFEWDEKKNEINRKKHGVSFEEAKSCFEDDHARVFFDVEHSKDEDRSILIGLSSELRTLIVVYTERVNDDDDLIVNRIISARKATKKEFQYYWNARKGDEP, from the coding sequence ATGGAAATAGATTTCGAGTGGGATGAAAAGAAGAATGAGATAAATCGGAAAAAACATGGCGTATCTTTTGAAGAAGCCAAGAGTTGCTTTGAAGATGATCATGCTAGAGTTTTCTTTGATGTAGAACATTCAAAAGATGAAGATCGTTCTATTCTTATAGGATTGTCTTCTGAACTAAGAACCTTGATTGTTGTCTATACGGAACGTGTTAATGATGATGATGATTTGATTGTCAATCGCATCATTAGTGCCCGGAAAGCGACGAAGAAAGAGTTTCAGTATTATTGGAATGCGCGTAAAGGAGATGAACCATGA
- a CDS encoding fibrobacter succinogenes major paralogous domain-containing protein, with protein MSLQVFAQDILKDSRDNQEYRTVKIGSQVWMAENQSFAAEESWCYTRFNYDCRKYGRFYTWDVAKDVCPAGWHLPTAAEFEQLFADVGGRDSAGVKLKSAEGWSHYGNGSDEYGFNATPSGFRDYRGRFDRQTMYAYLWSATEEGVSQDGTNLQDGDAAPSKKAIGVHMMAGRKDVSVYPYAKNFGLSVRCVKDE; from the coding sequence ATGAGTTTGCAAGTATTTGCGCAGGACATCTTAAAAGATTCCCGAGATAATCAGGAATACAGGACGGTAAAAATTGGTTCCCAGGTTTGGATGGCGGAGAACCAGAGTTTTGCTGCGGAAGAAAGTTGGTGCTATACACGTTTCAATTACGACTGTCGCAAGTACGGCCGTTTTTATACTTGGGATGTGGCGAAGGATGTTTGCCCCGCCGGTTGGCACCTGCCCACGGCCGCAGAATTTGAACAGCTTTTCGCAGACGTAGGCGGTCGGGACTCCGCAGGCGTCAAGTTGAAATCCGCTGAAGGCTGGAGCCATTACGGCAACGGTTCCGACGAGTACGGCTTTAACGCAACGCCCTCGGGTTTCCGCGATTACCGCGGTCGCTTCGATCGCCAGACAATGTACGCTTATCTGTGGAGCGCCACGGAAGAGGGTGTGTCGCAGGATGGCACAAACTTGCAGGATGGTGATGCCGCGCCCAGCAAAAAAGCAATCGGCGTCCACATGATGGCTGGCCGCAAGGATGTTTCCGTCTACCCTTATGCAAAGAACTTCGGACTTTCCGTTCGCTGTGTGAAGGATGAATAA
- a CDS encoding DUF1349 domain-containing protein, with the protein MNAKDWFWTRAPKKFSITDDVIEIITEPHTDLWQRTYYHFRNDNAPVLQIKTAEKFFSFVVKTSFESKKRFDQCGVAMYLDSENWLKASIEYENEKFQHLGSVATNMGYSDWATTAISADIKSMWYRFSRRENDFCIECSEDGSNFSQMRICHMWKATDEIQFGIYACSPEDSSFRAVFTDMELTECKWLAHNGQAPDEKI; encoded by the coding sequence ATGAATGCCAAGGATTGGTTCTGGACTAGGGCTCCGAAAAAGTTTTCCATTACGGATGATGTTATTGAAATCATTACGGAACCTCATACGGACCTTTGGCAAAGAACCTATTATCATTTCCGAAATGATAACGCACCGGTTCTTCAAATCAAGACTGCAGAGAAGTTTTTCTCTTTCGTCGTGAAGACTTCTTTCGAAAGCAAGAAGCGTTTTGACCAGTGCGGCGTGGCCATGTATCTGGATAGCGAAAACTGGCTGAAGGCTTCCATCGAATACGAGAATGAAAAATTCCAGCATCTTGGAAGTGTGGCCACCAACATGGGCTATTCCGACTGGGCTACCACCGCAATCAGTGCCGATATTAAATCCATGTGGTATCGCTTCAGCCGTCGCGAAAATGATTTCTGCATTGAATGTTCCGAAGACGGTTCCAACTTTTCACAAATGCGAATTTGCCACATGTGGAAAGCTACCGACGAAATCCAGTTTGGCATTTACGCTTGCAGTCCCGAAGATTCCTCCTTTAGGGCTGTATTTACCGACATGGAATTGACGGAATGCAAATGGCTTGCCCATAACGGACAAGCCCCAGACGAAAAAATCTAG
- a CDS encoding DUF763 domain-containing protein encodes MPKRTGVADLPLHTGTVPRWLADRMRDLGRLIAESIVENYGKKEFLVRLSDPLWFQSFGAVMGMDWHSSGITTSVMYALKRGLNPIARDLGIYVCGGRGKFSRETPTELLQIADQTGVDGNYLKRTSCLCAKVDNTAVQDGFQLYQHNFIVTDEGDWAVVQQGMNTDARAARRYHWCSSNLRSFVEEPHAGVVGENRGQILNLTHQEAGITRNSILELTHENPDRMMREIQQIVAPNSSVIVSPQMDLFAPPESQLVDASGNPLSSAAPWEIARAGMDVARATCRDPIVANSSRDCIMPNRHEVRAEDVDLKRLGGVLATAYESNPKDFESLLLTPGLGPRTLQSLTLVSEVINGTPSRFRDPARYSFAHGGKDGHPFPVPTRVYDESIRVLKGAIEKAKIGDRDKMDCLNRLHATQLAIEKDCEPLADFDKTLEHEKNHSQEWGGRTV; translated from the coding sequence ATGCCTAAGCGTACTGGTGTTGCAGACTTGCCTTTGCATACGGGGACTGTTCCCCGTTGGCTCGCAGACCGTATGCGTGACTTGGGCAGACTCATTGCCGAATCCATTGTGGAGAATTACGGCAAGAAGGAATTTCTGGTTCGCCTAAGTGACCCGCTGTGGTTTCAGTCCTTCGGGGCGGTCATGGGCATGGACTGGCATTCCTCGGGAATTACCACCAGCGTGATGTATGCCCTGAAGCGTGGGCTGAACCCTATTGCAAGGGACCTTGGGATTTATGTGTGCGGCGGTCGCGGAAAGTTTTCGCGGGAGACTCCTACGGAACTGCTGCAGATTGCAGACCAGACCGGCGTGGACGGGAATTACCTGAAGCGCACCAGCTGTCTTTGCGCCAAGGTGGACAACACCGCGGTGCAAGACGGATTCCAGCTTTATCAGCATAATTTTATCGTGACGGATGAGGGCGACTGGGCGGTGGTTCAGCAGGGCATGAATACGGACGCCCGGGCTGCAAGACGTTACCACTGGTGTTCTTCTAACTTGCGTTCTTTTGTAGAAGAACCCCACGCAGGCGTGGTAGGCGAAAACCGCGGGCAGATTCTGAACTTGACTCATCAGGAAGCAGGCATTACCCGCAACTCCATTCTGGAACTGACTCACGAAAATCCCGACAGGATGATGCGTGAGATACAGCAGATTGTGGCTCCCAATTCTTCTGTCATTGTTTCGCCCCAAATGGATTTGTTCGCCCCGCCAGAATCCCAACTTGTTGACGCCTCCGGCAATCCCCTGTCAAGTGCAGCCCCGTGGGAAATCGCTCGCGCAGGAATGGACGTCGCAAGGGCAACCTGCCGAGACCCTATCGTCGCAAATTCTTCCCGGGATTGCATTATGCCCAACCGCCATGAAGTCCGCGCAGAAGATGTGGACCTGAAGCGCCTTGGGGGCGTACTTGCAACCGCCTACGAATCCAACCCCAAGGATTTTGAAAGTCTGCTGTTAACACCGGGACTTGGCCCCCGCACTTTGCAATCCCTCACTCTCGTCAGCGAAGTGATTAACGGAACTCCTTCCCGCTTTAGGGACCCTGCCCGCTATTCCTTCGCCCACGGTGGCAAGGATGGGCACCCCTTCCCTGTTCCCACCAGAGTTTACGACGAATCCATTCGCGTTCTGAAAGGCGCTATTGAAAAGGCGAAAATCGGCGACCGAGATAAAATGGATTGCCTCAACCGCCTTCACGCCACCCAGCTGGCCATCGAAAAAGACTGCGAACCCCTCGCCGACTTCGATAAAACTCTGGAGCATGAAAAAAACCACTCGCAGGAGTGGGGCGGCAGAACGGTTTAA